One genomic region from Verrucomicrobiota bacterium encodes:
- a CDS encoding O-antigen ligase family protein, protein MSAFKEESGGGGVSWRTFAGFFLCAVLLFFFLAGGPRQGASGAFLLISGIGLLLCKPRVSPPWPYWVCSILFLGSLCLAMLPVSILGPTSWRQSLEALPAFHAGSLFSLSPRETAYWIVLMALSLLIGLATLSQPLSGRGLQFLALIAVVGCSAYTVVAMYAWLTGWNYPFFDRDPSVPSCFGFFPSRNQTASLMLTSTIVAVALVLQSFVSRSFITGTIAGISAAILASGVLFFSTSRGGILFLVLGIVIWILGLDRKRFAFALPVFGLVIMVAAVLFLASPQGARDRIFESLAGGRPTADGASEPLPQVLQDGRLMIFADTLSMVADHPMTGSGLGTYEYVYPFYAKKSLSEHTAAHAESDWLTLLEEAGPLALLGAFAFLSLLIGGIRQSRGALSWPLRWGMFSAFLAEVCHGFVDVPAHSPELRWWMLFLATVPVNLAVGRGESAGRFRFQRFLFILAGVFSIFLGGFLIYGQWGGGASMPPYAVDNGLKRLSELNQSVRFQEAADLSESLRVQYPMAWELSYLRGMMLVALGRPVPEAAACFDVENALRPRYAESPYRAGSALANLDSEATLRYWEEALRRRLAIDHSPNCNGARARDLYGSMLTIASKNPSLMEGMYRLLILSSELRLSWLSQRFCTAEQINDAVNDEAWMNSLTSKDLSIVLQLWCRQANQAGIGSFLDAHPDCLDRLSSKEQRRFFEAWWSKGDWPTITAFLRDHPRYDRAAAATRAVIAAATGSPEWACGLLLDTFSIPVPELDLEGTQGIRGGDDSVPDDPLAAARYYIERGNKRAALRLLTEAMRGGDRSEALRLRAVLAMRGEDWKAALNDLLAYLHAKGEL, encoded by the coding sequence ATGTCCGCTTTCAAAGAGGAATCGGGTGGTGGCGGGGTGTCCTGGCGCACCTTTGCAGGTTTTTTTCTTTGTGCCGTTTTGCTCTTCTTTTTCCTGGCGGGTGGGCCCCGTCAGGGGGCTTCCGGTGCCTTCCTTCTGATCTCTGGAATAGGCTTGCTACTCTGTAAACCTAGGGTATCGCCCCCCTGGCCCTACTGGGTTTGCTCCATTCTGTTTCTGGGGTCGCTTTGCCTCGCAATGCTCCCGGTATCGATCCTCGGGCCTACCTCATGGCGCCAGTCCCTGGAAGCGCTTCCGGCCTTTCATGCAGGATCCCTCTTCTCCTTATCGCCGAGGGAAACAGCCTACTGGATCGTGCTCATGGCGCTCTCACTCCTGATCGGCCTGGCCACGCTCTCACAACCTCTCTCTGGCAGGGGGCTTCAATTTCTGGCCCTGATCGCCGTGGTCGGCTGCTCCGCCTATACCGTGGTGGCAATGTATGCTTGGTTAACGGGTTGGAATTATCCTTTCTTCGATCGTGATCCGTCAGTGCCGTCGTGCTTCGGTTTTTTTCCAAGCAGAAATCAGACGGCCAGCCTGATGCTGACATCCACGATCGTGGCTGTGGCTCTTGTCTTGCAGAGTTTTGTTTCCAGGAGCTTTATCACGGGAACCATCGCCGGTATTTCAGCGGCGATCCTTGCTTCCGGCGTCTTGTTTTTCTCGACATCCCGGGGTGGTATTCTCTTTCTCGTTTTGGGCATTGTCATTTGGATCCTGGGCCTCGATCGGAAGCGCTTCGCCTTTGCCCTGCCTGTTTTCGGATTAGTCATAATGGTGGCTGCAGTTCTTTTCCTGGCCTCACCTCAAGGGGCCAGGGATCGCATCTTTGAAAGCCTCGCCGGGGGACGCCCCACTGCCGACGGGGCATCCGAACCTCTCCCGCAAGTCCTTCAGGATGGTCGCCTCATGATCTTTGCCGATACGCTGAGCATGGTTGCCGATCACCCGATGACAGGGAGTGGACTGGGGACCTATGAATATGTTTACCCGTTTTACGCCAAAAAAAGCCTCTCCGAGCATACCGCCGCTCATGCCGAAAGCGACTGGTTGACCCTCCTTGAAGAAGCCGGGCCGCTGGCCCTTTTGGGGGCTTTTGCATTCTTGTCCCTCTTGATCGGTGGAATCAGGCAGTCGCGAGGGGCCCTCTCATGGCCCTTGAGATGGGGAATGTTCAGCGCCTTTCTTGCCGAGGTCTGTCACGGATTCGTGGATGTTCCGGCGCATAGTCCCGAACTCAGGTGGTGGATGCTTTTTCTGGCGACGGTGCCGGTAAACCTAGCGGTAGGACGGGGTGAGTCGGCAGGTCGGTTTCGTTTTCAGCGATTCCTGTTCATTCTTGCCGGAGTCTTCTCCATCTTCCTTGGCGGTTTCTTGATTTACGGCCAGTGGGGAGGGGGAGCTTCCATGCCTCCTTATGCTGTGGACAATGGTCTAAAGCGTCTTTCCGAGCTTAATCAATCCGTTCGCTTTCAAGAGGCTGCCGATCTTTCCGAAAGCCTTCGGGTTCAATACCCGATGGCGTGGGAGCTTTCCTATCTACGGGGCATGATGCTGGTGGCGCTTGGCCGTCCGGTACCGGAAGCCGCGGCGTGCTTTGATGTCGAGAATGCACTACGTCCCAGGTATGCGGAGTCTCCTTACCGTGCGGGATCCGCGCTGGCTAACTTGGACAGCGAAGCGACATTGAGATACTGGGAAGAAGCGTTGCGACGCCGACTGGCAATTGATCATTCGCCGAACTGTAACGGTGCCCGCGCGCGGGATCTCTATGGCTCAATGCTCACCATCGCCTCCAAGAACCCCTCTCTCATGGAGGGAATGTACCGGCTTTTAATCCTGTCATCGGAACTGCGATTGAGCTGGCTTTCCCAAAGGTTCTGCACTGCCGAACAAATCAACGACGCGGTGAATGATGAGGCTTGGATGAATTCGTTGACCTCTAAAGACCTCTCAATCGTACTCCAACTCTGGTGCAGGCAAGCCAATCAAGCGGGGATTGGCTCATTCCTGGATGCCCATCCCGACTGCTTGGATCGATTGTCCTCGAAAGAACAGAGGCGCTTCTTTGAGGCTTGGTGGAGTAAGGGAGATTGGCCAACGATCACAGCCTTCCTGCGTGATCATCCACGGTATGATCGGGCGGCGGCTGCCACCCGTGCAGTGATCGCCGCTGCCACAGGTTCCCCGGAGTGGGCTTGCGGTCTCCTCCTCGATACCTTCAGTATTCCTGTTCCTGAGTTGGATCTTGAGGGAACGCAGGGAATTCGCGGGGGCGATGACTCCGTTCCCGATGACCCGCTGGCTGCTGCTCGTTACTATATCGAGCGGGGTAATAAGCGCGCCGCGCTTCGGCTTTTGACCGAGGCGATGAGGGGAGGGGATAGGTCAGAGGCTCTCCGACTCAGAGCCGTGCTCGCGATGCGTGGCGAGGATTGGAAGGCGGCTCTAAACGACCTCCTTGCCTACCTGCATGCGAAGGGAGAGTTGTGA
- a CDS encoding PEP-CTERM sorting domain-containing protein, whose translation MKLLRLAVATLTLTGLSALHAQTYTTTTNNLYSVDFNTMDAGPIISGTTITNSTNGWVMNVPDVSPYNTVPGPAAINAYPVISQYYGNVLNLGGLDGYSVKTNTANTLPHNQFNYIAHPFTFDQTGGKIITGVQLQSQFAISPSSNQYADSTSSRMDNFGFTLQDTNGNSPISFDLNAYNNSTLSMGYTVSGANSGNGSYTIGTGNQASDFYANTIPENEILFWNYSDINTLQLTFSGLNTDTVSMDVTINGIQLFSSALNADFHGIDLTSIASAAPTWILYDGTSDPDTGVYTGYGNNQMAMLNYSVNQLSVPEPQTWILFGLSGLIMVVAIRRRANS comes from the coding sequence ATGAAACTACTCAGACTTGCCGTAGCAACATTGACTCTGACCGGACTCTCAGCACTTCATGCTCAGACCTACACGACGACAACCAATAACCTTTACAGCGTCGATTTCAATACAATGGACGCAGGTCCCATTATTAGTGGCACCACCATTACTAATAGCACCAATGGATGGGTGATGAATGTCCCCGACGTTTCACCGTACAATACAGTACCCGGACCAGCAGCCATCAACGCCTATCCCGTCATCTCCCAATACTACGGGAACGTTCTGAACCTTGGTGGTTTAGACGGGTACAGTGTAAAAACCAATACTGCGAACACCCTCCCTCACAACCAGTTCAACTATATCGCCCATCCTTTTACCTTCGATCAGACCGGGGGCAAGATCATCACCGGCGTCCAACTCCAGTCTCAATTTGCCATCTCACCCTCCTCGAATCAATATGCCGATTCGACCAGCAGCCGGATGGATAACTTTGGTTTCACCCTGCAGGATACGAACGGCAACTCCCCCATCAGTTTTGACCTGAATGCTTACAACAACTCCACTCTTTCGATGGGTTATACTGTGTCTGGAGCCAACTCAGGGAATGGCTCCTACACAATCGGAACTGGCAATCAGGCTTCAGATTTTTATGCCAACACGATTCCTGAGAATGAAATCCTATTTTGGAATTATAGTGATATCAACACCCTACAACTCACGTTCAGTGGACTCAATACTGATACAGTAAGCATGGATGTGACCATCAATGGGATTCAACTCTTCTCCAGCGCACTGAATGCAGATTTCCATGGCATTGACCTCACCTCCATCGCATCTGCTGCTCCAACATGGATCCTCTATGACGGTACGTCAGATCCTGATACGGGAGTCTACACGGGTTATGGCAATAACCAGATGGCTATGCTGAACTACTCGGTAAATCAACTGAGTGTTCCCGAGCCCCAGACATGGATACTTTTTGGACTTTCCGGTCTGATCATGGTGGTTGCTATCCGCCGCCGGGCTAATTCCTAA
- the rimO gene encoding 30S ribosomal protein S12 methylthiotransferase RimO — protein MSTTQITETRKIGLISLGCAKNLVDAEILLGDAKLHGYELTNETDEADVVLVNTCGFIDPAKEESINAILEANRRRLHGAKPGQKLVVGGCLSQRYSSDLAIQLPEVDAFMGLDEIKSAGSFFDRLLDDEREETGALVEVSRRAAYIPDYDTPRVRLTASHTAYVKIAEGCNHPCSFCVIPRMRGRHRSRTIESVVKEVEGLVASGVKEINLISQDTTYYGMDLWEEKAGPRQPVDEDRGPGLPALLDALAAIPGEFWIRLLYTHPAHWSDDMIAAIARNPKVARYVDMPLQHIHDVMLDAMRRETDRGHIERLIDRMRAGIPGLTIRTTFIVGFPGEAEEHFESLLEFMNARRFERLGVFNYSREEESRAAKLPGQIHGGTKKRRHREAMLVQQEIAVELALEQVGREMIVLADTAGFGRTEGDAPDVDCRVHFTRPVKSGEFHRVRITGTRGYDLEAEPLID, from the coding sequence ATGAGCACGACCCAGATTACTGAAACCCGCAAGATCGGCTTGATAAGCCTTGGCTGTGCCAAGAACCTCGTCGATGCCGAAATCCTGCTTGGAGATGCCAAGCTCCACGGCTACGAACTCACGAACGAGACCGACGAGGCCGATGTTGTCCTTGTCAATACCTGCGGATTCATCGATCCGGCGAAGGAGGAGAGTATCAATGCGATCCTGGAGGCTAACCGCCGCCGTCTCCATGGTGCAAAACCGGGACAGAAGCTTGTCGTGGGGGGGTGTCTTTCCCAACGCTATTCGAGCGATCTCGCCATTCAGCTTCCCGAAGTGGATGCCTTCATGGGGTTGGATGAGATCAAGAGCGCAGGCTCGTTCTTTGACCGCCTTCTTGACGACGAGCGTGAAGAGACAGGGGCCTTGGTCGAGGTTTCGCGCCGTGCCGCCTACATTCCCGACTACGACACTCCGCGTGTCCGTCTCACGGCTTCACACACCGCTTATGTGAAAATCGCCGAAGGATGCAATCACCCCTGTTCCTTCTGTGTCATCCCGAGGATGCGAGGCCGCCATCGCAGTCGCACGATCGAGTCCGTGGTGAAGGAAGTCGAGGGACTGGTGGCATCCGGAGTGAAGGAGATCAACCTCATTAGCCAGGACACCACCTACTACGGGATGGATCTCTGGGAGGAGAAGGCCGGACCGCGTCAGCCGGTTGATGAAGACAGAGGGCCCGGACTTCCTGCCCTGCTCGACGCCTTGGCGGCGATCCCAGGCGAGTTCTGGATCCGTCTTCTCTACACCCATCCGGCCCACTGGAGCGACGACATGATCGCCGCTATCGCCCGCAATCCCAAGGTAGCCCGCTATGTCGATATGCCACTCCAGCACATCCATGACGTGATGCTGGATGCTATGCGCCGCGAAACGGACCGCGGACATATCGAACGCCTGATCGACCGGATGCGCGCCGGCATTCCCGGACTGACGATCAGGACAACCTTCATTGTCGGGTTCCCCGGAGAAGCCGAGGAGCATTTCGAGAGTCTCTTGGAATTCATGAATGCCCGTCGTTTTGAGCGTCTGGGTGTCTTTAACTATTCCCGCGAGGAGGAATCCCGCGCCGCGAAGCTTCCGGGTCAGATCCATGGCGGTACCAAGAAGCGCCGTCACCGCGAGGCGATGCTCGTCCAGCAAGAGATTGCCGTCGAACTCGCACTGGAGCAGGTGGGTAGGGAGATGATCGTCCTTGCGGACACTGCTGGATTTGGGCGCACCGAAGGGGATGCCCCCGATGTCGATTGCCGAGTCCACTTCACTAGGCCCGTCAAGTCGGGGGAGTTCCACCGTGTCAGGATCACCGGCACGCGTGGCTATGATCTTGAGGCGGAGCCGCTCATTGATTAG
- a CDS encoding DNA translocase FtsK, which translates to MVSTRRKRSLDEITGVLLLFGGILLFLALCSFETRDVSPWLPYAKHAHSSEYPVNFIGRVGADIAGLFYFLFGGASYFAAVALVGLGIAKFTTPDFRLGIRLGWSFVFVLSWSTLLDLQHLILGDWKEKFNIPGPGGWFGHQIDLVLGRHVLGTLGSGLIFMALALVSLILATGFHPILAMRRVFALIISITGTFAGFLIGFIKKHLANRKKESEVPEEVEPPRYRTGNRRKSPTAETKVEGLSDEGVSLGTPLPMDLPSPKIIDASVPAPARKPTLAEVMKGKSNSKQSDSLPAAGALGELSLEEYTLPGFDLLETYDDEGHKPADPAELQGVQKIILETLAQFDIEASPGDITKGPTITRYEVYPATGVRVERISALEKNLARATCAERINILAPIPGKDTVGIEIANSSKVKVSIRELFESEAWHSTKAALPLALGKDVYGHAIIADLAAMPHLLVAGATGSGKSVCINSIITSLIFKHTPETLRFIMIDPKVVEMQVYNDLPHLVTPVVTDPKKVLLALRWVVDEMEKRYGIFAKVGVKNISGFNSRPKPEKAPLPVVLDGSSEGEETAEVSEIAHDPFASTTVANLEDQEEPAVSELPLKPGDDMIIPDQMPFIVVIVDELADLMQTAPADVEGAIARITQKARAAGIHMIVATQTPRSSVVTGVIKANIPSRIAFQVASGLDSRVILDMNGAEKLLGKGDMLYLPPGSAKLTRAQGVLVTDEEIHRVVANLATQAKPVFEPSISAKLASNTMPEDEITDEEEDLVDRCLEIIRQEKKASTSMLQRRLRLGYTRAARIVDILEQRGILGPKDGAKDREILVDLDGLDD; encoded by the coding sequence ATGGTCTCGACACGACGTAAACGTTCCTTGGATGAAATAACGGGGGTTCTTCTGCTTTTTGGGGGAATCCTGCTCTTTCTCGCGCTCTGCTCCTTCGAGACAAGGGATGTTTCCCCCTGGTTGCCCTATGCAAAGCACGCCCATTCCTCGGAATATCCGGTGAACTTTATCGGTCGCGTGGGAGCGGATATCGCCGGACTGTTTTACTTTCTCTTCGGCGGCGCCTCCTACTTTGCCGCAGTAGCCTTGGTGGGGCTCGGAATCGCCAAGTTCACGACCCCGGACTTCCGACTCGGTATCCGCCTTGGATGGTCGTTCGTTTTTGTCCTGAGTTGGTCGACCCTGCTTGATTTGCAGCATTTAATCCTGGGTGATTGGAAAGAGAAATTCAACATTCCGGGGCCCGGAGGATGGTTCGGACACCAGATTGATCTGGTGCTCGGGCGACATGTACTTGGCACGCTCGGCTCGGGATTGATCTTCATGGCCCTCGCCCTGGTAAGCCTGATCCTGGCAACAGGATTCCATCCGATTCTGGCAATGCGCCGGGTTTTTGCCTTAATCATTTCCATCACGGGAACATTCGCGGGGTTCCTGATCGGGTTTATCAAAAAGCATCTTGCCAACCGGAAAAAGGAATCCGAGGTGCCGGAGGAGGTTGAGCCGCCACGCTACCGCACGGGCAATCGTCGTAAATCTCCCACCGCGGAAACCAAGGTCGAGGGATTGTCGGATGAAGGTGTTTCCCTCGGAACGCCTCTTCCTATGGATCTCCCTTCACCCAAGATCATCGATGCCAGCGTTCCAGCGCCGGCTCGCAAGCCGACACTGGCCGAAGTAATGAAGGGCAAATCCAACTCTAAGCAGAGTGATTCGCTTCCTGCTGCCGGCGCCCTTGGCGAGTTGAGTTTGGAGGAATATACCTTGCCCGGCTTTGATCTTCTGGAGACCTACGATGATGAGGGGCACAAGCCCGCTGATCCGGCCGAGCTTCAAGGAGTGCAGAAGATCATTCTGGAGACGCTTGCCCAATTCGACATTGAGGCTTCTCCCGGAGACATCACCAAGGGTCCGACAATCACACGTTACGAGGTCTATCCCGCCACCGGCGTGCGTGTGGAGCGCATCTCGGCGCTGGAAAAAAACCTTGCCCGTGCCACATGTGCGGAACGGATCAATATTCTTGCTCCTATTCCCGGGAAGGACACCGTCGGCATCGAGATTGCCAACTCCAGCAAGGTGAAGGTGAGCATCCGCGAGCTTTTTGAGAGCGAGGCTTGGCACTCAACCAAGGCCGCTTTGCCCCTTGCTCTCGGCAAGGATGTCTACGGACATGCCATCATCGCCGATCTCGCCGCGATGCCCCACCTCCTTGTGGCGGGTGCTACAGGTAGCGGCAAGAGCGTCTGCATCAACTCCATCATCACGAGCCTGATCTTCAAGCACACGCCCGAGACCCTCCGATTCATCATGATTGATCCGAAGGTCGTGGAGATGCAGGTCTACAATGATCTCCCCCATCTGGTGACTCCGGTGGTGACGGATCCGAAGAAGGTCCTGCTGGCATTGCGCTGGGTGGTCGACGAGATGGAGAAGCGCTATGGCATCTTCGCCAAGGTGGGAGTCAAGAATATCAGCGGCTTCAACAGTCGCCCCAAGCCCGAGAAAGCTCCCTTGCCTGTGGTTCTGGATGGCTCCTCCGAAGGGGAGGAAACTGCCGAAGTGAGCGAGATCGCTCATGATCCCTTCGCTTCGACCACGGTTGCCAATCTGGAGGATCAGGAGGAACCAGCGGTGTCGGAACTTCCGCTCAAGCCCGGCGACGACATGATCATTCCGGACCAGATGCCTTTTATCGTCGTGATCGTCGACGAGTTGGCCGATCTCATGCAGACAGCTCCTGCCGATGTCGAGGGGGCAATCGCCCGTATTACGCAGAAGGCGCGTGCCGCCGGAATCCACATGATCGTGGCGACACAGACGCCCCGCTCAAGCGTCGTCACCGGAGTCATCAAGGCGAATATTCCCTCCCGCATCGCCTTCCAGGTGGCCTCGGGTCTCGATAGTCGGGTGATCCTGGACATGAACGGTGCGGAAAAGCTCCTCGGTAAAGGGGACATGCTTTATCTGCCACCCGGGAGCGCGAAGCTCACGCGTGCTCAGGGTGTCCTAGTCACTGATGAGGAGATCCACCGAGTCGTGGCCAATCTCGCCACTCAGGCCAAGCCTGTCTTCGAGCCGAGCATCTCGGCCAAGCTCGCCTCGAACACCATGCCGGAGGATGAGATCACCGACGAGGAGGAGGATCTTGTCGACAGGTGCCTCGAGATCATCCGTCAGGAGAAAAAGGCTTCCACCTCCATGCTCCAGCGTCGTCTACGGCTGGGTTACACCCGTGCTGCCCGTATTGTCGACATTCTCGAGCAACGTGGCATTCTGGGACCCAAGGACGGGGCGAAGGACCGCGAGATTCTAGTCGACCTGGATGGTCTGGACGACTGA
- a CDS encoding ABC transporter permease yields MKFSYSFPLTRAFSVYLGQIAFLAGESFSSIFRGRIRWRLVLNQIVEIGFGSQAVVIITGIFTGAVFTAQIFFQFNALNMSTAVGPVVSIALCRELGPVLTGLMVAGRVGAAICAEIGTMKVTQQIDALRALAVNPIDYLVVPRAVAMMISMPLLVGECIFFALTASYYVATRILNVNSVFFLQHMWFYTHTKDIVMALTKGFVFALIVVFVGCQQGLTTSNGAVGVGRSTTEAVVISSLTILMINFFLTMGLNIIFPAGGKL; encoded by the coding sequence ATGAAGTTTTCGTATTCCTTCCCTCTGACACGGGCATTTAGCGTCTATCTGGGACAGATTGCTTTCCTGGCCGGCGAGAGCTTCTCGTCAATCTTCCGCGGAAGGATCCGCTGGCGTCTCGTTCTGAACCAGATTGTCGAGATAGGATTCGGCTCCCAGGCCGTCGTCATCATCACTGGGATTTTCACGGGTGCCGTGTTCACCGCGCAGATCTTTTTCCAATTCAACGCCCTGAACATGAGTACGGCAGTCGGGCCGGTCGTATCCATAGCCCTCTGCCGTGAACTCGGACCTGTCCTTACCGGACTCATGGTGGCGGGGCGCGTCGGAGCCGCCATCTGTGCCGAGATCGGCACGATGAAGGTAACCCAGCAGATCGACGCCCTCCGTGCCCTGGCTGTCAATCCGATCGATTACCTCGTGGTGCCCCGTGCCGTGGCGATGATGATATCGATGCCCCTTCTCGTGGGGGAATGCATTTTCTTCGCCCTAACGGCCAGCTACTACGTGGCCACACGGATCCTGAACGTGAACAGCGTCTTCTTTCTGCAGCACATGTGGTTCTACACGCACACCAAGGACATAGTGATGGCGCTGACCAAAGGGTTTGTCTTCGCCTTGATCGTTGTCTTTGTCGGATGTCAGCAGGGACTCACGACCAGCAATGGTGCCGTCGGCGTGGGACGCTCCACGACCGAGGCAGTAGTCATCAGTTCCCTGACCATCCTGATGATTAACTTCTTCCTGACGATGGGGCTGAACATCATCTTTCCAGCCGGAGGGAAGTTGTGA
- a CDS encoding MlaD family protein — translation MDTTNTSNQLRAGFFMILGFLCIGSLVIYFGRFGEGVKKYYTLTVEYRNASGILKGADVMLAGAKIGEVATPPTVLPNMRGVAVPLKIEETVQIPEGSIFSIGSSGLLGDHFVTVTMDDHNRNPQPIAPGTVIKNGQSESSISELQRQLHDEILPKLSSALDNIDSVSKSLHDDVFNKQGVQNLQMTLANFRTTSDAMAASSGELKGVMAKANVFLKKGNSAMDSVQGATGDLKAFVTNLRQHGIIFYKDSAGSSAGPLKKQP, via the coding sequence ATGGACACCACCAACACCTCCAATCAGCTCCGGGCAGGATTTTTCATGATCCTCGGCTTCCTCTGCATAGGATCACTTGTCATCTACTTCGGACGATTCGGCGAAGGAGTGAAGAAATATTACACCCTGACTGTCGAGTATCGGAATGCCAGTGGTATCCTGAAGGGGGCGGATGTCATGCTGGCAGGTGCGAAGATCGGAGAAGTAGCGACACCACCCACGGTGCTGCCCAACATGCGAGGTGTTGCAGTTCCTCTGAAGATCGAGGAGACAGTCCAGATCCCGGAGGGCAGCATCTTCTCTATTGGAAGTTCCGGGCTTCTCGGGGACCACTTCGTGACCGTGACAATGGATGACCATAACCGCAATCCACAGCCGATAGCTCCTGGTACCGTGATCAAGAACGGGCAGAGTGAATCCAGCATCTCGGAGCTCCAGCGCCAACTTCACGACGAGATCCTGCCTAAGCTTAGCTCGGCCTTGGACAATATCGATTCCGTGAGCAAGTCGCTCCATGATGATGTCTTCAATAAGCAGGGTGTCCAGAACCTGCAGATGACGCTCGCGAACTTCCGCACCACCAGCGACGCCATGGCGGCTTCTTCAGGGGAACTTAAGGGAGTGATGGCCAAGGCCAATGTCTTCTTGAAGAAGGGAAACAGCGCGATGGACTCCGTTCAGGGAGCGACAGGGGATCTTAAAGCCTTTGTAACGAACTTGCGCCAGCACGGGATCATCTTCTACAAGGATAGCGCAGGCTCATCAGCGGGGCCTCTCAAAAAGCAGCCTTAA
- a CDS encoding rhodanese-like domain-containing protein, translating to MKKFLALLAISLFAINAFAGSYPDISLPDLKSAIAAKKVTLLDVNGPVSYSNGHIPGAIDYTAHTADLAKFLPADKGSLIVAYCGNEHCGAYARAAEAAQKLGYTNVQHFKPGIAGWKAANEPTEK from the coding sequence ATGAAGAAGTTCCTCGCCTTACTCGCCATCTCCCTGTTCGCCATCAATGCCTTTGCGGGATCCTATCCCGACATCAGTCTGCCTGACCTGAAATCGGCGATCGCCGCCAAGAAGGTGACCCTGCTTGATGTGAACGGCCCCGTCTCCTATAGCAACGGCCATATTCCTGGTGCAATCGACTACACGGCCCACACTGCCGATCTGGCTAAATTCCTGCCAGCCGACAAGGGCTCTCTGATCGTCGCCTACTGCGGCAATGAACATTGCGGAGCCTATGCCCGTGCCGCAGAAGCCGCACAGAAACTCGGCTACACGAACGTCCAGCACTTCAAGCCAGGTATCGCAGGCTGGAAGGCGGCTAACGAGCCAACTGAGAAATAA
- a CDS encoding helix-turn-helix domain-containing protein: MFFQPTSSARPLGPLLREARQDLGLSLGEASQLARISEQEIELMEEGGSLNPEVARIHAVTYARALGLDPLSIRDSLPSMPELAPKNCQYLSNYARPLKPPFEWSLELLAPLAPLGRAAVYILLVTTLLSTWGVMRQLSRVRSIPWITSNASLSAFSNR, encoded by the coding sequence ATGTTTTTTCAACCGACATCATCAGCCAGGCCGCTTGGTCCTCTTCTCCGTGAGGCGAGACAGGATCTGGGTCTGAGCCTTGGAGAGGCGTCACAGTTAGCAAGAATTTCCGAACAGGAGATCGAACTGATGGAGGAGGGGGGATCCCTGAATCCCGAAGTCGCCCGCATCCATGCCGTGACCTATGCGAGAGCCCTGGGTTTGGATCCTCTTTCCATCCGCGACTCCCTTCCCTCCATGCCGGAGCTGGCACCTAAGAACTGTCAGTATCTCTCCAATTACGCACGCCCTCTGAAACCTCCCTTCGAATGGAGTCTGGAACTGCTGGCTCCTTTAGCTCCCCTGGGTCGTGCTGCCGTTTATATTCTGCTGGTGACCACACTCCTGAGTACCTGGGGCGTGATGCGCCAACTATCGCGCGTCCGATCTATTCCCTGGATCACCAGCAACGCCAGCCTCTCTGCCTTTTCCAACCGATAA
- a CDS encoding ABC transporter ATP-binding protein, producing MISAGENLIEVHNLSQSFSGQEILRGVNLDIPRGETTVLLGQSGGGKSVFLRQLIGLIRPLSGSIKIDGEEIAHLDERQLEPIRRKIGMLFQDGALFDSMTVFENVAFPLRERGERSEKIIREKVARSLELVSLEGQDQKMPSNLSGGMRKRAALARAIITEPACILYDEPTAGLDPIVSDTINKLIRRMQSQLKVTSIVVTHDMISTDYIADRVALLREGRIHFDGSLADLHASTDPVITDFIEGRSREID from the coding sequence ATGATCTCCGCGGGCGAGAACCTGATCGAGGTCCACAACCTGAGCCAGAGCTTCTCTGGACAGGAGATTCTGCGCGGTGTGAACCTCGACATTCCCCGGGGTGAGACCACCGTGCTTCTGGGCCAGAGTGGCGGAGGGAAGAGTGTTTTTCTCAGGCAGCTCATCGGACTGATCCGCCCCCTCTCGGGATCCATTAAGATCGACGGTGAGGAAATTGCCCATCTCGACGAGCGTCAGCTCGAGCCAATCCGTCGGAAGATCGGGATGCTCTTTCAGGATGGGGCACTCTTCGACTCGATGACAGTTTTTGAGAATGTGGCCTTTCCCCTGCGTGAACGCGGCGAGCGGAGTGAAAAAATCATCCGGGAGAAGGTTGCCAGATCCTTGGAGCTTGTCTCACTGGAGGGACAGGATCAGAAGATGCCGTCCAATCTCAGCGGAGGCATGCGCAAGCGCGCCGCTCTTGCCCGCGCCATCATCACCGAGCCCGCCTGCATTCTCTATGACGAGCCGACAGCCGGCCTCGATCCCATTGTTTCTGACACGATCAATAAGCTCATCAGACGCATGCAATCCCAGCTCAAGGTGACATCCATCGTCGTGACCCACGACATGATCAGCACCGATTATATTGCCGACCGAGTAGCCCTTCTCCGCGAGGGACGCATTCATTTCGACGGCTCACTTGCGGATCTTCACGCCTCGACGGACCCCGTGATTACGGATTTCATCGAAGGACGTTCCCGCGAAATCGACTAA